The segment GGGGTCGGATCAACGATGTCCAGCAGACGCTTGTGCGTCCGGATCTCGAACTGGTCACGGGATTTCTTGTTCACGTGCGGTCCACGCAGAACGGTGAATTTCTCGATCTTGTTCGGCAGCGGGATCGGCCCGCGCACAGCGGCTCCGGTCCGCTTGGCGGTGTTAACGATTTCCTGCGTGCTGGCGTCCAGTACACGGTAATCGAAAGCCTTGAGCCGAATGCGGATGTTCTGGCTTTGCATAATCTTGGCCTTTTGTGGCGTTAGAGTTGAGAGGAGGAGGCAGGATCACCCTGCCCCCTCTTCGAACCCGAATAACGTAGGCGTGCGTCGCGACGCACGCTTTTGCGTAGCTTACTCGATGATTTTGGCGACGACGCCTGAACCGACGGTACGGCCACCTTCGCGGATCGCGAAGCGCAGCTTTTCTTCCATCGCGATCGGCGCGATCAGTTCGACGTTGAACTTCAGGTTGTCACCCGGCATCACCATTTCGGTGCCTTCGGGCAGTACAACCGTACCGGTCACGTCCGTCGTACGGAAGTAGAACTGCGGGCGGTAGTTCGCAAAGAACGGCGTGTGACGGCCACCCTCTTCCTTGGTCAGGATATACGCCTCGGCTTCGAACTTGGTGTGCGGGTTCACCGACTTGGGCTTGCACAGCACCTGGCCGCGCTCAACGCCTTCACGGTCGATACCACGCAGCAGAACGCCAACGTTGTCGCCTGCCTCACCGCGATCCAGCAGCTTGCGGAACATTTCCACACCGGTGCAGGTCGTGGTCTTGGTGTCACGAATACCAACGATTTCAATGCTGTCGCCAACGTTGATCACGCCACGCTCAACACGACCGGTCACAACCGTACCACGACCCGAGATCGAGAATACATCCTCGATCGGCATCAGGAACGGCTGGTCGACGGCGCGTGCGGGCTGGGGAATATACTCGTCCACAGCGGCCATCAGTTCGCGGATCTTGTTCTCGCCGATTTCGGGATCACGGCCTTCCATCGCGGCCAGAGCCGAGCCTGCGATGATCGGAATATCGTCGCCCGGGTAGTCGTACATCGACAGCAGTTCGCGGATTTCCATCTCGACCAGCTCAAGCAGCTCTTCGTCGTCGACCTGATCGACCTTGTTCATGAACACAACCATCGACGGGATACCGACCTGACGACCAAGCAGGATATGCTCGCGCGTTTGGGGCATCGGGCCGTCGGCAGCGTTCACAACCAGGATCGCACCGTCCATCTGCGCCGCACCGGTGATCATGTTCTTGACGTAGTCGGCGTGGCCGGGGCAGTCGACGTGGGCGTAGTGGCGGTTCTCGGTCTCGTACTCCACATGCGCGGTCGAGATCGTGATGCCGCGGGCCTTTTCTTCGGGCGCCCCGTCAATCTGGTCATAGGCGCGGAATTCGCCGAAATACTTGGTGATCGCCGCCGTCAGCGTCGTCTTGCCGTGGTCAACGTGACCAATCGTGCCGATGTTGCAGTGCGGCTTGTTACGTTCAAACTTTGCCTTTGCCATGATGGCCTCCTGTCTAGTCTGGGTGGCGGGGTAACCCCGCCCTACGGGTGGTCGGTAGGGCGGGGTTACCCCGCCATCCCGTTATGCGTATTTCTTTTGGATCTCGTCCGAGATGTTCTGCGGCACCGGATCGTAATGGTCGAACTGCATCGTAAACTGCGCGCGGCCCGAAGACATCGAACGCAGGTTATTGATATAGCCGAACATGTTGGCCAGAGGCACCATCGAGGCGATTGCCACGGCATTGCCGCGGTTTTCCTGGCCCGTCACCTGACCACGACGCGAGGTGAGATCCCCGATCACGTTGCCGGTATATTCCTCGGGTGTCACCACTTCGACTTTCATGATCGGTTCCAGCAGCTTGGCACCGGCCTTGCGCATACCTTCGCGCATGCCCATCCGACCCGCGATTTCAAACGCCAGAACCGAAGAGTCCACGTCGTGGAACTTGCCGTCGATCAACTGGACCTTGAAGTCGATAACCGGGAAGCCCGCCAGCGGACCGGAGTCCATGACCGACTTGATACCTTTTTCGACACCTGGGATGTATTCCTTGGGAACAGCACCACCGACAATCTTGGACTCGAACGAATAGCCTTCGCCCGGCTCTGTTGGCGAGATGATCAGCTTGACCTCGGCGAACTGACCCGAACCACCCGATTGTTTCTTGTGAGTGTAGGTATGCTCGACTTCACGGTCGATCGTCTCACGATAAGCAACCTGCGGCGCACCGATGTTGGCTTCGACCTTGAATTCACGCTTGAGACGATCCACCAGAATATCGAGGTGAAGTTCGCCCATGCCCTTCATGATGATCTGACCGGATTCGAGATCAGTTTCGACACGGAACGAGGGATCCTCGGCGGCCAGGCGGGCCAGACCTGCGGACATTTTTTCTTGGTCAGCCTTGGTCTTGGGCTCGACAGCGATTTCGATGACCGGATCGGGGAAGGTCATCGTTTCCAAAACCACACGGTGCTGCGCATCCGACAGGGTATCACCTGTTGTGGTGTCTTTCAGACCTGCCAGCGCTATGATGTCGCCCGCGAACGCCTCTTCGATCTCTTCGCGATCAATGGCGTGCATCATCATCATACGACCAATGCGCTCTTTCTTGCCTTTGGTCGTGTTCAGGATCGAATCGCCCTTTTTCATCGTACCCGAGTAGATACGTGTGAAGGTCAGCGAACCGACGAAGGGGTCGTTCATGATCTTGAACGCGAGGCCCGAGAACGGCTCGTTGTCATCGGCGTGACGCGCAATGTTACGGGTCTCGGTCTCGTCATCCGGCGAGAAGCCCATGTATGCAGGTACGTCCAGCGGCGACGGCAGAAAGTCGATCACAGCGTTCAGCAGGGGCTGTACGCCCTTGTTCTTGAACGCGGAACCAGCAGCAACCGGCACAAAAGCCAGCTCCAGCGTGCCCTTGCGGATCAGCTTGCGTAGGGTATCTTCGTCCGGCATGATGCCGTCGAGATACTTTTCCATCGCGTCGTCGTCGACTTCGACGGCAACTTCGATCAGGTTTGCACGCCATTCATCGGCCAGATCCTGAAGATCATCGCGGATCGGCTTGCGGACCCAGGACGCGCCCAGATCTTCACCTTCCCAAACCCACTCTTCCATCTTCAGCAGGTCGATGATGCCTTCCAGCTTGTCCTCGGCACCAATCGGCAGAGCGATAGGCGCAGGAATCGCACCGGTGCGGTCCTTGATCATCTTGACGCAGTTGTAGAAATCCGCGCCGATCTTGTCCATCTTGTTGACAAAGACGATCCGCGGAACCTTGTACCGGTCGGCCTGACGCCAAACGGTTTCGGTCTGCGGCTCGACACCAGCGTTACCGTCCAGCAGACAGATTGCACCGTCAAGCACAGCCAGCGAACGCTCGACTTCGATCGTGAAGTCAACGTGGCCGGGGGTGTCGATGATGTTGAAGCGGTACTTGGTATCCGAAGTTCCCTCGGCAGTGGGATCTTCCTGGCGCTGCCAGAACGTGGTGGTCGCAGCGGACGTGATCGTGATGCCACGCTCCTGCTCCTGCTCCATCCAGTCCATGGTAGCGGCGCCATCATGCACTTCGCCGATCTTGTGCGACTTGCCGGTGTAGAACAGAATACGCTCGGTCGTCGTGGTCTTGCCCGCATCGATATGGGCCATGATCCCGAAGTTCCGGTAGCGCTGAAGGGGATAATCGCGTGCCATAGTGGTCGCTCCTACTTTACCAGCGGTAATGGCTGAACGCTTTGTTCGCGTCGGCCATCTTGTGGGTGTCTTCACGCTTTTTCACAGCCGAACCGCGGGTGTTGACCGCGTCCAGAAGTTCGCCTGCAAGACGCTCTTCCATGGTGTGCTCGTTGCGCTTGCGCGACGCGTCGATCAGCCAGCGGATCGCCAGGGCTTCGCGACGCTCGGGACGCACTTCGACGGGCACCTGGTAGGTGGCACCACCAACCCGGCGCGAGCGAACCTCGACCGACGGCTTGATGTTGTCGAGCGCTTCGTGGAACACCTCGATCGGTGCGCGCTTGATCTTGTCCTCGACGCGGATCATCGCGTTGTAGACAATGCTTTCTGCGACCGACTTTTTACCGTCGATCATCAGGTTGTTCATGAATTTGGTCAGAACCCGGTCACCATACTTGGCATCGGGCAGGACTTCGCGTTTTTCGGCAGCGTGACGACGAGACATCTGTAATTCCTCTTACTTCGGACGCTTCGCGCCATACTTGGAGCGACGCTGTTTCCGGTCCTTGACGCCCTGGGTATCCAGAACACCGCGCAGAATGTGGTAACGCACACCGGGAAGGTCTTTTACACGACCGCCGCGGATCAGAACCACAGAGTGCTCCTGAAGGTTGTGGCTCTCACCGGGAATGTAGCTGATGACCTCGAAACCGTTGGTCAGGCGCACCTTGGCCACTTTCCGCATCGCCGAGTTCGGCTTTTTCGGTGTGGTGGTGTAGACGCGTGTGCAGACGCCGCGTTTTTGCGGACATTGCTCAAGGTGCTGCGACTTTGAGCGCTTGACTTTCGGCTGCCGCGGCTTGCGGATCAGCTGTTGGATCGTTGGCATTCCGGTTCTTTCCCCGTGTAGCTCACATATGTGGTGCACGGAGGTTGCCCCCGTGCGGTTTCAGTTACAGCGCCTTACGCGTCCGTAAGTCACCAACGTGCACATCAGGTGCACCTCAATCATTGTGCACATCACATGCACGTCTAGCGGTGCGCCATCAAAATGATGGAGACGCAAAAAACCGCATGCGCTCCCTATATTCGGGAACGACGCGGGGGGTTCCAGAGGATCGGGGTCACAGGACCCGGATCTTGACCGCTTTAGTTCTGTAGATCGGACGTCGGATGCAATGCATCCCGTCTCCGAGATAGCGGGCGTATAGGGGGAGTCGGGGGGCTTGTCAACAGCACCACCCTGCTTGCTTTGCGACAGGCGGGATGCGATGCACACGCTGTCGTCGCCCGAGAGAGACCGAAATGCAAGTGATCGGATTTTGCCGCTTTTCCTACCCCGCCGAGGGGGGATTTCAGGTCGAACATGCCTCCCTGGAGGAGCGGATTGCCTATCTTTACGCCCCTGCCCGCATGCAAGAGCGTCTGCGTCATTTCGAGGCGATCTGCCTGCCCGGACTGCGCGCGCAGACCGACCCGGATTTCTCCTTTGTCATCCTTGTCGGGGACTCGCTGCCCACCGTTTACTTGGACGCGCTTACGGCGCTTGTCGCGGATGTCCCGCAGGCGCGTATCGTCGCCCGCCCCCCCGGCCCCCACCGGCAGGTCTGTGCCGAAGTGATCAATGCGCAGCGGTATGATCTGTCAGCCCCCTGCCTGCAGTTTCGCCATGATGACGACGACGCGGTGGCTGTCACCTTTGTCGCGCGGCTGCGCGAGGCCGCTCAGGATTGCGCCGCCCTGCTGGCGCAACACAGGCTGGTCGGGTTTGACTGGAACCGCGGCTGGGTCGCGCGACCCGATCCTCAGGGACTACGGGCCGAACGCAACGTGACCCCCTATTGGGGTGTCGCGCAAGCCATGGCTGTGCGCGGCGGTACCCGCCAGACCATCATGAATTTTGGCCACCAAAAGATCAATTTGTTTATGCCGACTGTGACGTTCACCCACGAGGACATGTTTGTGCGCGGTCACAACGATCACAACGATTCACGACAAAAGAAGCACGTAACGCCGATCGACCTGCCACGACTGGACGCGGCAGGTGAGACGCTGATGCGCGACACCTTTGCCATCGATGCGGATCAGGTACGTCGAATATTCGGCTGAACACCTTTTTGCCGTCGCGCCAGCGTCGCCTCACGCCACAGCGTGAACACGCCCGTCGCGACAATGATTACCGCACCGATCAGGGTCAGCGTGCGCGGCCACTCTCCAAAAACCAGCCAGCCCAGCAGCAGCGCCCAGAGCAGGCCGGTATAGCGGAATGGCGCCACAAAGCTGACCTGCCCCACCCGCATCACCATGACGCTGCAGACATAACCGCCAACCACCAGAACCGCCGCCGCCAGCACGAACCACGCAAGCGGTGGCGTCAGCGGCATCCAAGGTTCTGACAGCGCCAGCAGACCAGCAAATCCAGTCACCGTTACCGCTCCAAACAGCGTCACCATCAGACTGGGCACGGCCCCTGACAGCCGCCGTGTCGCCAAATCGCGCACCGTGACGCAGAAGACCGAGATCAGTGCATAAACCGTATAAAGGTTAAAGCCTTCGGTCCCGGGGCGCACAACGAGCAACATACCGACAAAGCCGACGCCGATGGCGATCCAGCGCCGCCAGCCGACTGCCTCGCGGAACACCAACGCTGAGCCCAGCGTCACCGTCAACGGCATCATCTGCAACAGCGCCGTGACATTCGCCAAAGGCATGTGAAACAGCGCCGTGAGAAAGAACCAGGCTGCAGCGACCTCGGCCAGACTGCGCAACGCCACCAGCGCCCAGTCGCGCCGCGAAAAGGATATGCGCAACGCGCCCAGCCACCAAGTCAGCGCCAGGATAGCCGTGCTGGCAATCACGCCGCGCAACAGCAACAGTTCCCCCAATGGCAAGGCGCCGCCCGTCGCCTTGAGAAAGGTGTCCCCAAAGGTAAAAGCCGCCATCGAGCACATCATAAAAAGCGCGCCACGGGTGTTGTCAGATAATGTGATCATGCTGCCGCGTAGCACCGCTCCAGTGCCCGCGCCATGCCAAAAGCGCGGTGGGTAGCGCCGCACGCAGGCCCATCGGCATCCTCCCCCTGTGAACGTGCCTGCCCTGCCGATGCAGACAAAAGAAAGCCCCCCGCACCGTCAGGCGCGGGGGGCTGTATCGTAAAGCGAAAGGCCGGTGGATTTATTCGCGGCTCTCGGGTGTATCCACCACGAGATTGTCGAACTCACCACCGCCGACGATATCGTCGCTCGGCTCTGCGACCGGAGCGGCAAGCGCCGCTGCGGCTTCGGCTTCGTTCCGACGCGCGTCGATCACCAACCCGTCACGTTCGGTAGCTATGCGACGCATCTGCTGCGTTGCACCACCGGTGCCCGCCGGAATGAGGCGACCAACGATGACGTTCTCCTTGAGGCCGACCAGCTTGTCACGTTTGCCCTGAACAGAAGCTTCGGTGAGTACGCGGGTCGTCTCCTGGAAAGACGCTGCCGAGATGAAGCTGCGAGTCTGCAGCGACGCCTTGGTGATGCCCAGAAGGATCGGTTCCCCCGTGGCGGGACGGCCGTTCTTTTTGATCGCCTTTTCATTGGCAAGGTCAAACTCGGCCTTGTCGACATGTTCGCCCTTGAGCAGCGTGGTGTCGCCAGAGTCCTGGATTTCCCACTTTTGCAGCATCTGACGGACGATCACCTCAACGTGCTTGTCGTTGATTTTAACGCCCTGCAGCCGATACACGTCCTGCACTTCGTCGATCATGTAGTTCGCCAGCGCTTCGACACCCATAATGGCCAGGATGTCATGCGGCGCCGGGTTGCCGTCCATGATGTAGTCGCCCTTGGTCACATAATCGCCTTCTGCGACGGGAATGTGCTTGCCCTTGGGTACCATGTATTCGACGGGTGACAGCGTGTCGTCCACCGGTTCGATGCTGATCCGGCGCTTGTTCTTGTAGTCCTTGCCGAACCGGACATAGCCGTCGATTTCCGCGATGATGGCGTGATCCTTGGGGCGACGTGCCTCAAAGAGTTCGGCCACACGTGGCAGACCACCGGTGATGTCCTTGGTCTTGGCACCTTCACGCGGGATCCGCGCCACAACGTCGCCGGCCTTGATGTCATCGCCGTCTTCGACCGACAAGATCGCATCCACCGACATGGCATAGGTCACCGGATTACCCGCATCGTTGCGGACCGGTTCACCATCGGCGTCGACCAGAATGATCTCGGGCTTGAGCTCGTTGCCCTTGGGGGCCGCGCGCCAGTCAGAAACAATCTTCTGGGTCATGCCGGTCGCATCGTCCGTCTCCTCGCGCACGGCAATACCGTTCACCAGGTCGACGTGGCGCACACGTCCGTCTTTCTCAGCGATGATCGGCAGCGTGTACGGATCCCATTCAAACAGCTTGTCACCGCGTTTGACGGTTGCACCCTCTTTGACGAACAGCTTGGTGCCGTAGCCCACTTTGTGGCTGGCCCGTTCGGCGCCGTGCTCATCCATGATCCGCAGCTTCATACCACGGCCCATGACCAGCGTCTCATCGCTGGAATTCTGCAGCGTCAGCGCCGCCTCAAATTCGATGATGCCTTCTTGGCTGGCTTCAAGGAACGACTGCTGACCACCCTGGGCGACGCCGCCGATGTGGAACGTCCGCATCGTCAGCTGTGTGCCCGGCTCACCGATCGACTGCGCGGCGATGATGCCGACAGCCTCGCCCTGGTTGACCAGGGTACCGCGGGCAAGGTCACGACCGTAGCACATGGCGCAAACGCCCTCTTCGGCCTCGCAGGTCAGGGGCGAACGGATGCGCGCGGTTTGCACCGCGGCCTCATCCACCAGATCGGCAAGACGCTCGTCGATCAGCTGTCCGTGACGTACAATCACCTCGTCCGTGCCCGGACGCAGGATATCCTCGGCAGTGACACGACCCAGCAGACGCTCAGCCAGTGACGACACAACCTCACCGTCGTTGACCGCTGCTTCTGCGGTGATCGCGTTTTCGGTACCACAATCGTGCTGCCGCACGATGCAATCTTGTGCCACGTCCACCAGACGACGGGTCAGGTAACCCGAGTTCGCCGTCTTCAGAGCGGTATCCGACAGACCCTTACGGGCACCGTGGGTCGAGTTGAAGTATTCAAGAACGGTCAGACCTTCCTTGAAGTTCGAGATGATCGGCGTCTCGATGATGTCGCCGTTCGGCTTGGCCATCAGGCCGCGCATGCCGCCCAGCTGCTTCATCTGAGTAACCGAGCCACGCGCACCGGAGTGCGCCATCATGTAGACCGAATTCGGTTCCATTTCCGAGCCATCGGCATCGGTTTTGGCAGCCGAGATGGTCGACATCATCGCCTCGGTGACCTTGTCGTTACACTTGGACCAGGCATCGACAACCTTGTTGTACTTTTCGCCCTGAGTGATCAGGCCGTCCATGTACTGCTGTTCGAAATCCTTGACCTGAGTGCGGGTCTCTTCAACGATCGGCCACTTGGATTCGGGCACAACCATGTCGTCCTTGCCGAACGAAATGCCAGCCTTGAACGCCTCGCGGAAGCCCAGCGTCATAATCTGGTCGCAGAAGATAACCGACTCTTTCTGACCACAATAGCGGTAGACGGTGTCGATGACCTTCTGCACGTCTTTCTTACGCAGCAGGTTGTTGACCAGATCGAACGGAGCCTTGGCGTTCATCGGCAGCAACGCCCCCAGACGTACGCGACCAGGCGTGGTCTCGTAACGTTTGATGATCTCGTTGCCCTCTTCGTCGATCTGCGCAACGCGGCACTCGATCTTGGCGTGCAGATGCAGCTCGCCAGCGTTCAGAGCATGATCCACCTCCTCGATGGACGAGAACTTCATGCCCTCACCCTTCATGCCATCACGCGCGATGGTCACGTAGTAGAGGCCAAGGATCATATCCTGCGACGGAACGATGATCGGTGCGCCGTTGGCGGGCGACAGAACGTTGTTCGTCGACATCATCAGAACGCGCGCTTCCAACTGGGCCTCAAGGCTCAGCGGAACGTGCACGGCCATCTGGTCACCGTCAAAGTCGGCGTTGAAGGCCGAGCAGACCAGCGGATGTAGCTGGATGGCTTTCCCTTCGATCAGCATCGGCTCAAATGCCTGGATTCCCAGACGGTGCAGCGTCGGTGCACGGTTCAGCATGACCGGGTGTTCACGGATCACCTCGTCAAGAATGTCCCAAACCTCAGGACGTTCCTTTTCAACCAGTTTCTTGGCCTGCTTTACGGTGCTGCTGAGGCCCTTGGCCTCGAGCCGCGAGTAGATGAATGGCTTGAACAGCTCCAAAGCCATCTTCTTGGGCAACCCACACTGGTGCAGTTTCAGTTCCGGTCCGGTCACGATGACCGAACGACCCGAGAAATCGACGCGCTTACCCAAAAGGTTCTGCCGGAAACGGCCCTGCTTGCCCTTGAGCATATCGCTCAGAGATTTCAGCGGACGCTTGTTCGCGCCGGTGATGACGCGGCCGCGACGGCCGTTGTCAAACAGGGCGTCAA is part of the Puniceibacterium sp. IMCC21224 genome and harbors:
- the rpsL gene encoding 30S ribosomal protein S12 — protein: MPTIQQLIRKPRQPKVKRSKSQHLEQCPQKRGVCTRVYTTTPKKPNSAMRKVAKVRLTNGFEVISYIPGESHNLQEHSVVLIRGGRVKDLPGVRYHILRGVLDTQGVKDRKQRRSKYGAKRPK
- the rpoC gene encoding DNA-directed RNA polymerase subunit beta', producing the protein MNQELTNNPFNPVAPVKTFDEIKVSLASPERILSWSFGEIKKPETINYRTFKPERDGLFCARIFGPIKDYECLCGKYKRMKYRGVVCEKCGVEVTLQKVRRERMGHIELAAPCAHIWFLKSLPSRIGLMLDMTLRDLERVLYFENYVVIEPGLTDLTYGQMLTEEEFMDAQDVYGMDAFTANIGAEAIREMLAAIDLEQEAETLRADLKEATGELKPKKIIKRLKVVESFLESGNRPEWMVLTVIPVIPPELRPLVPLDGGRFATSDLNDLYRRVINRNNRLKRLIELRAPDIIVRNEKRMLQESVDALFDNGRRGRVITGANKRPLKSLSDMLKGKQGRFRQNLLGKRVDFSGRSVIVTGPELKLHQCGLPKKMALELFKPFIYSRLEAKGLSSTVKQAKKLVEKERPEVWDILDEVIREHPVMLNRAPTLHRLGIQAFEPMLIEGKAIQLHPLVCSAFNADFDGDQMAVHVPLSLEAQLEARVLMMSTNNVLSPANGAPIIVPSQDMILGLYYVTIARDGMKGEGMKFSSIEEVDHALNAGELHLHAKIECRVAQIDEEGNEIIKRYETTPGRVRLGALLPMNAKAPFDLVNNLLRKKDVQKVIDTVYRYCGQKESVIFCDQIMTLGFREAFKAGISFGKDDMVVPESKWPIVEETRTQVKDFEQQYMDGLITQGEKYNKVVDAWSKCNDKVTEAMMSTISAAKTDADGSEMEPNSVYMMAHSGARGSVTQMKQLGGMRGLMAKPNGDIIETPIISNFKEGLTVLEYFNSTHGARKGLSDTALKTANSGYLTRRLVDVAQDCIVRQHDCGTENAITAEAAVNDGEVVSSLAERLLGRVTAEDILRPGTDEVIVRHGQLIDERLADLVDEAAVQTARIRSPLTCEAEEGVCAMCYGRDLARGTLVNQGEAVGIIAAQSIGEPGTQLTMRTFHIGGVAQGGQQSFLEASQEGIIEFEAALTLQNSSDETLVMGRGMKLRIMDEHGAERASHKVGYGTKLFVKEGATVKRGDKLFEWDPYTLPIIAEKDGRVRHVDLVNGIAVREETDDATGMTQKIVSDWRAAPKGNELKPEIILVDADGEPVRNDAGNPVTYAMSVDAILSVEDGDDIKAGDVVARIPREGAKTKDITGGLPRVAELFEARRPKDHAIIAEIDGYVRFGKDYKNKRRISIEPVDDTLSPVEYMVPKGKHIPVAEGDYVTKGDYIMDGNPAPHDILAIMGVEALANYMIDEVQDVYRLQGVKINDKHVEVIVRQMLQKWEIQDSGDTTLLKGEHVDKAEFDLANEKAIKKNGRPATGEPILLGITKASLQTRSFISAASFQETTRVLTEASVQGKRDKLVGLKENVIVGRLIPAGTGGATQQMRRIATERDGLVIDARRNEAEAAAALAAPVAEPSDDIVGGGEFDNLVVDTPESRE
- the fusA gene encoding elongation factor G; amino-acid sequence: MARDYPLQRYRNFGIMAHIDAGKTTTTERILFYTGKSHKIGEVHDGAATMDWMEQEQERGITITSAATTTFWQRQEDPTAEGTSDTKYRFNIIDTPGHVDFTIEVERSLAVLDGAICLLDGNAGVEPQTETVWRQADRYKVPRIVFVNKMDKIGADFYNCVKMIKDRTGAIPAPIALPIGAEDKLEGIIDLLKMEEWVWEGEDLGASWVRKPIRDDLQDLADEWRANLIEVAVEVDDDAMEKYLDGIMPDEDTLRKLIRKGTLELAFVPVAAGSAFKNKGVQPLLNAVIDFLPSPLDVPAYMGFSPDDETETRNIARHADDNEPFSGLAFKIMNDPFVGSLTFTRIYSGTMKKGDSILNTTKGKKERIGRMMMMHAIDREEIEEAFAGDIIALAGLKDTTTGDTLSDAQHRVVLETMTFPDPVIEIAVEPKTKADQEKMSAGLARLAAEDPSFRVETDLESGQIIMKGMGELHLDILVDRLKREFKVEANIGAPQVAYRETIDREVEHTYTHKKQSGGSGQFAEVKLIISPTEPGEGYSFESKIVGGAVPKEYIPGVEKGIKSVMDSGPLAGFPVIDFKVQLIDGKFHDVDSSVLAFEIAGRMGMREGMRKAGAKLLEPIMKVEVVTPEEYTGNVIGDLTSRRGQVTGQENRGNAVAIASMVPLANMFGYINNLRSMSSGRAQFTMQFDHYDPVPQNISDEIQKKYA
- a CDS encoding putative rhamnosyl transferase, which gives rise to MQVIGFCRFSYPAEGGFQVEHASLEERIAYLYAPARMQERLRHFEAICLPGLRAQTDPDFSFVILVGDSLPTVYLDALTALVADVPQARIVARPPGPHRQVCAEVINAQRYDLSAPCLQFRHDDDDAVAVTFVARLREAAQDCAALLAQHRLVGFDWNRGWVARPDPQGLRAERNVTPYWGVAQAMAVRGGTRQTIMNFGHQKINLFMPTVTFTHEDMFVRGHNDHNDSRQKKHVTPIDLPRLDAAGETLMRDTFAIDADQVRRIFG
- the rpsG gene encoding 30S ribosomal protein S7, with product MSRRHAAEKREVLPDAKYGDRVLTKFMNNLMIDGKKSVAESIVYNAMIRVEDKIKRAPIEVFHEALDNIKPSVEVRSRRVGGATYQVPVEVRPERREALAIRWLIDASRKRNEHTMEERLAGELLDAVNTRGSAVKKREDTHKMADANKAFSHYRW
- a CDS encoding DMT family transporter; translated protein: MITLSDNTRGALFMMCSMAAFTFGDTFLKATGGALPLGELLLLRGVIASTAILALTWWLGALRISFSRRDWALVALRSLAEVAAAWFFLTALFHMPLANVTALLQMMPLTVTLGSALVFREAVGWRRWIAIGVGFVGMLLVVRPGTEGFNLYTVYALISVFCVTVRDLATRRLSGAVPSLMVTLFGAVTVTGFAGLLALSEPWMPLTPPLAWFVLAAAVLVVGGYVCSVMVMRVGQVSFVAPFRYTGLLWALLLGWLVFGEWPRTLTLIGAVIIVATGVFTLWREATLARRQKGVQPNIRRT
- the tuf gene encoding elongation factor Tu, which translates into the protein MAKAKFERNKPHCNIGTIGHVDHGKTTLTAAITKYFGEFRAYDQIDGAPEEKARGITISTAHVEYETENRHYAHVDCPGHADYVKNMITGAAQMDGAILVVNAADGPMPQTREHILLGRQVGIPSMVVFMNKVDQVDDEELLELVEMEIRELLSMYDYPGDDIPIIAGSALAAMEGRDPEIGENKIRELMAAVDEYIPQPARAVDQPFLMPIEDVFSISGRGTVVTGRVERGVINVGDSIEIVGIRDTKTTTCTGVEMFRKLLDRGEAGDNVGVLLRGIDREGVERGQVLCKPKSVNPHTKFEAEAYILTKEEGGRHTPFFANYRPQFYFRTTDVTGTVVLPEGTEMVMPGDNLKFNVELIAPIAMEEKLRFAIREGGRTVGSGVVAKIIE
- the rpsJ gene encoding 30S ribosomal protein S10 gives rise to the protein MQSQNIRIRLKAFDYRVLDASTQEIVNTAKRTGAAVRGPIPLPNKIEKFTVLRGPHVNKKSRDQFEIRTHKRLLDIVDPTPQTVDALMKLDLAAGVDVEIKV